One Cryobacterium psychrophilum DNA segment encodes these proteins:
- a CDS encoding tetratricopeptide repeat-containing diguanylate cyclase yields MREISSSSDGSPGASALVVCVATRATDTSNFFIRATMSVAETLAESERFGVEGRHREGAEQADAVLARAKITRAQQAHARELLALHRLRLGDFAASVQNGLLALEFLTVNGDLPRQSKLHCTLALAYHETALNEPALHHVLAALEAARACGSYSAEFWALSRSAMVHEVMGDPQRGVELGCKAFDLARSLDDPEIAFAASNNLGDTYLEVAKNQRLAGLDPVAALTAGLSHVREAVSLAQAQGHSFYESLARTNLVSLLIELGQFAEGREQVARATKLARDNGYRNVEINNDAQLAAIVRAEGNLDEATAMMDAQLEDPSSEGDLELLATLHRALFEMHKASGRFEPALQHYEKLHELTFQMTQQTAGLQARMLINTIEIEQARHEAARARFEAQMERIRADEFSTEAKTDPLTLLPNRRALDGALPVMIAQARDADEPLCAAMIDFDNFKLVNDTFGHGVGDQVLVAMSAMLREVTRETDLAVRMGGEEFLLVFADTRRDQAARACERLLASVRAYPWSSLGVDLTCTVSVGISQMQPGESTAHWLARADSALYASKRGGRDRVSTDPL; encoded by the coding sequence GTGAGAGAAATCTCATCATCGAGTGACGGGTCGCCTGGCGCCTCCGCTCTCGTGGTCTGCGTCGCAACGCGCGCTACAGACACCTCAAATTTCTTCATCCGAGCGACGATGTCGGTCGCCGAGACGCTCGCCGAGTCCGAGCGCTTCGGAGTGGAAGGGCGCCACCGTGAGGGCGCGGAACAAGCCGATGCCGTGCTGGCGCGTGCAAAGATCACTCGCGCGCAGCAGGCGCACGCCCGGGAGCTGCTCGCCCTGCACCGCCTGAGGCTCGGCGACTTTGCCGCATCCGTGCAGAACGGCCTACTGGCCCTGGAATTCCTGACGGTCAATGGCGACCTGCCGCGGCAGTCCAAACTGCACTGCACCCTGGCTCTGGCCTACCATGAGACCGCGCTCAACGAACCGGCCTTGCATCACGTGCTCGCCGCACTTGAGGCCGCGCGCGCCTGCGGAAGCTACTCGGCAGAGTTCTGGGCGCTGAGCCGCTCGGCCATGGTGCACGAGGTAATGGGGGATCCCCAGCGGGGCGTCGAGCTCGGATGCAAGGCGTTCGATCTCGCGCGTAGCCTTGACGACCCTGAGATTGCCTTCGCGGCAAGCAACAACTTGGGGGACACATATCTCGAAGTGGCTAAGAACCAACGGCTCGCCGGACTCGATCCCGTCGCCGCACTGACGGCAGGACTCTCCCACGTGCGTGAGGCCGTGTCCCTCGCGCAGGCGCAGGGACACTCCTTCTATGAGTCGCTCGCCCGAACAAACCTCGTCAGCCTCCTGATTGAGTTGGGGCAGTTCGCCGAGGGGCGCGAACAAGTCGCTCGGGCCACGAAGCTGGCGCGCGACAACGGGTACCGGAACGTTGAGATCAATAACGACGCGCAGCTTGCCGCCATCGTTCGGGCGGAGGGAAATCTGGACGAGGCGACCGCAATGATGGATGCCCAACTCGAGGATCCATCCTCGGAGGGCGACCTTGAGCTGCTCGCCACCCTTCACCGGGCGCTCTTCGAAATGCATAAGGCCAGCGGTCGTTTCGAGCCAGCGCTGCAGCATTACGAGAAACTGCACGAACTCACTTTTCAGATGACGCAGCAGACCGCCGGATTGCAGGCCAGGATGCTCATCAACACCATCGAGATTGAGCAGGCACGTCACGAGGCGGCGCGAGCCAGGTTCGAAGCGCAGATGGAACGCATCCGGGCTGACGAATTCAGTACGGAAGCCAAGACCGACCCGCTCACGCTGCTGCCCAACCGTCGAGCTCTCGATGGAGCGCTACCGGTCATGATCGCGCAAGCCCGCGACGCCGACGAGCCCCTGTGCGCTGCCATGATCGACTTCGACAACTTCAAGCTCGTGAACGACACCTTCGGACACGGCGTCGGTGACCAGGTTCTCGTTGCCATGTCCGCGATGCTGCGTGAGGTCACTCGGGAAACCGACCTGGCCGTGCGCATGGGCGGCGAAGAGTTCCTGCTGGTCTTTGCCGACACCAGGCGCGACCAGGCCGCGCGGGCGTGTGAACGGCTGCTCGCGTCCGTGCGTGCCTACCCCTGGAGCAGCCTCGGCGTGGACCTCACCTGCACGGTGAGCGTCGGCATCTCCCAGATGCAACCGGGGGAGAGCACCGCTCACTGGCTCGCGCGGGCTGACTCCGCACTGTACGCGTCCAAGCGCGGTGGACGAGACCGAGTGAGCACCGACCCGCTGTGA
- a CDS encoding NAD-glutamate dehydrogenase has protein sequence MTSEPTAIDQSPVERTFLADYYEHLIDDDAQNYTDAVLQERALAHWEVARNRKPKTANVDVRSEMGRSVVFIVTDDMPFLVDSVIAELVRQQSAIRLVVHPLLIVARNRESHELVSISRMPANVGVASGDTSAMPSISHLIATGGNGSHLESWIAIEIDGVGEERRQQLVEGLAAVLADVRAAVEDWPLMRRKAIQVADDLNHVTHGEQIHDLRQTQNLLAWLESDNFTFLGYREYELETLDGEDVLSIREGSGLGLLRSAEDRHQIQHLTEAGRTKARERTALVITKANSRSTVHRPAFFDYIGIKSFDENGLVRGEQRFIGLFAASAYTSSVEVVPVLREKVEAVLNEVGFPPGSHSGKDLLGIMETYPRDELFQIEVPALVVVALAIQRLQERRRTRLFLRPDVYGRFMSALVYLPRDRYNTAVRLRIEKELRETFQADSLDFEARMTESALARLFYRIRLPQPHAVEEVDGLALERRLAMAVRSWPEGIIDELRETHPLEEADRLAGVWAEAFPDSYRVDYEVKDALEDIARFEACALAAARAEAAGTAPARPGLHVYIPEASESAPVRVKLYMMESQSLSQILPYFQNLGIEVLDEVPFGIETSDGREFFLYDLGLVYPESVDPIATGELLADSFGAAVSGAIESDSLDRLVLREGMAWHRVVILRSYAKYLRQIGNTNSYEFVANTLLANPVVASGLVALFEARFDPDLSDDERMPRVDEVRAQLTAAMEEVATLDADRVLRIFINLIEASLRTNFFQNKPYLSIKLDPTEIALLPFPRPKYEIWVYSPRVEGVHLRFGKVARGGLRWSDRKEDFRTEVLGLVKAQTVKNAVIVPTGAKGGFFAKKLPNPAVDRAAWMAEGVESYKTFIRGLLDLTDNLVTTPDEGERMVPPARVVSHDDADTYLVVAADKGTASFSDIANGLAAEYGFWLGDAFASGGSVGYDHKEMGITARGAWESVKRHFSEFDVDSQTEEFTVVGVGDMSGDVFGNGMLLSKHIKLVAAFDHRHIFLDPNPDAALSFAERARLFALPRSSWADYSAELISAGGGVYPRQSKSVPISAEVRVVLGLAESTTRLSPPELLRAILTAPADLLYNGGIGTYVKASSETAAQVGDKANDGIRVDGKDLRVKVVGEGGNLGLTQLGRIEAALHGVILNTDAIDNSAGVDCSDHEVNIKIFVDRMVAAGKLDTAERAQFLAEMTDEVGRLVLQDNVDQNILLLNDRVLVNNWSPSYERLMNWLESAGDLQRELEALPTTATLRERLDQGQGLTSPELSVLAAYAKIELATALRDSDLADDPWFGGTLRRYFPAQLSERFDAELDTHPLRREIIATVVANDMINLGGVTFAFRTIEETSASPATVARAFVALREIFDLDSMIDALNSLPSSFPTGQWTAMHLDIRRLLDRAVRWQVNQGDTRTVAQVVEKYKPQVHRLRSSLSRYLQGADLKRLQMQMQKAEEWGVPETLGHQWAELFEAFALLDVTQVAARTQESVEDVAAVYYLVYDRFRIDDILVRITALPRKDRWQALARAALRDDLYSTVADMAKAVLEATDAGTAEDRLLAWEALNVEQLQRARSVFEEVNALGQDDMASLSVALRLLRSIVRR, from the coding sequence ATGACGTCTGAGCCCACGGCGATCGATCAGTCCCCGGTGGAACGCACCTTCCTCGCCGATTACTATGAGCACCTCATCGACGATGATGCGCAGAACTACACGGATGCGGTACTGCAGGAACGCGCGCTCGCTCATTGGGAGGTGGCGCGCAATCGCAAACCCAAGACTGCGAACGTGGACGTTCGCAGCGAAATGGGTCGCAGTGTGGTCTTCATCGTCACCGATGACATGCCCTTTCTCGTGGACTCCGTCATTGCCGAACTCGTACGCCAGCAGTCCGCCATTCGCCTGGTGGTGCACCCGCTGCTGATCGTGGCGCGAAATCGGGAATCACATGAACTCGTCAGCATCTCGCGGATGCCCGCCAACGTCGGCGTGGCCAGCGGCGATACCTCGGCGATGCCGAGCATCTCGCACCTGATCGCCACGGGCGGCAATGGCTCTCACCTCGAGTCCTGGATCGCCATCGAAATCGACGGTGTCGGCGAAGAACGTCGGCAACAGCTCGTTGAGGGTCTCGCCGCCGTGCTTGCTGACGTGCGCGCCGCTGTTGAGGACTGGCCCCTCATGCGCCGGAAAGCGATTCAGGTTGCCGACGACCTCAATCACGTAACGCACGGTGAACAGATCCACGATCTCAGGCAGACGCAGAACCTGCTGGCCTGGCTTGAGAGCGACAACTTCACATTCCTCGGCTACCGCGAGTATGAGCTTGAAACCCTCGACGGCGAGGATGTGCTGTCGATCCGTGAGGGCAGCGGCCTGGGGCTGCTGCGCTCCGCCGAGGACCGGCACCAGATCCAGCACCTCACGGAGGCCGGACGAACCAAGGCGCGGGAGCGCACCGCCCTCGTGATCACGAAAGCCAACTCGCGGTCGACCGTGCACCGACCTGCCTTCTTCGATTACATCGGTATCAAGAGCTTCGACGAGAATGGACTCGTGCGCGGTGAGCAGCGCTTCATCGGACTCTTCGCGGCCAGTGCGTACACCAGTTCCGTGGAGGTCGTGCCCGTTCTGCGCGAGAAGGTCGAGGCCGTTCTCAACGAAGTCGGCTTCCCTCCCGGATCCCACAGTGGCAAGGATCTCCTCGGCATCATGGAGACCTACCCCCGTGACGAGCTCTTCCAGATTGAGGTGCCGGCGCTCGTTGTCGTAGCCCTCGCCATCCAGCGGTTGCAGGAGCGACGCCGCACCCGTCTGTTCCTGCGTCCCGATGTCTACGGACGTTTCATGTCCGCGCTGGTATACCTTCCCCGCGACCGGTACAACACGGCCGTCCGTCTGCGTATTGAGAAAGAGCTGCGCGAGACTTTCCAGGCGGATTCCCTCGATTTTGAAGCCCGCATGACCGAGTCGGCGCTCGCCCGCCTCTTCTATCGCATCCGCTTGCCGCAGCCCCATGCTGTGGAAGAGGTCGATGGCCTTGCCCTGGAACGTCGGCTCGCCATGGCGGTGCGCTCGTGGCCAGAGGGAATCATTGACGAACTGCGCGAAACGCACCCGCTTGAGGAAGCCGATCGCCTCGCCGGGGTCTGGGCAGAGGCCTTCCCCGACAGCTACCGCGTGGACTACGAAGTCAAGGACGCCCTCGAAGACATAGCTCGGTTCGAGGCCTGTGCACTGGCAGCGGCACGGGCGGAAGCGGCCGGTACGGCGCCTGCACGCCCCGGACTCCATGTCTACATTCCCGAGGCCAGCGAATCAGCCCCCGTCCGCGTGAAGCTCTACATGATGGAGTCGCAGAGCCTCAGCCAGATTCTGCCGTACTTCCAGAACCTCGGGATTGAAGTCCTCGACGAGGTGCCGTTCGGCATCGAAACCTCCGACGGCCGTGAGTTCTTTCTCTACGACCTGGGCCTGGTCTACCCGGAGAGCGTCGATCCCATCGCCACCGGCGAGCTGCTCGCAGACTCGTTCGGTGCCGCAGTGAGCGGGGCCATCGAATCCGACAGCCTCGACCGTCTGGTTCTGCGCGAGGGTATGGCCTGGCATCGCGTGGTGATTTTGCGCAGCTATGCCAAGTACCTGCGCCAGATCGGCAACACCAACTCCTACGAGTTCGTTGCCAACACCCTGCTCGCCAACCCGGTCGTCGCGAGCGGTCTCGTGGCGCTCTTCGAGGCACGGTTCGACCCCGACTTGAGCGATGACGAACGGATGCCGCGGGTCGACGAGGTGCGTGCCCAGCTCACCGCAGCCATGGAAGAGGTGGCCACCCTCGATGCAGACCGCGTGCTGCGCATATTCATTAACCTGATCGAAGCTTCCCTGCGCACGAACTTCTTCCAAAACAAGCCTTACCTGAGCATCAAGCTCGATCCGACCGAGATCGCCCTGCTGCCCTTCCCCCGGCCGAAATACGAGATCTGGGTGTACTCGCCCCGCGTCGAGGGTGTGCACCTGCGCTTCGGCAAGGTTGCCCGCGGTGGCCTGCGCTGGTCTGACCGCAAGGAGGACTTCCGCACGGAGGTGCTCGGCCTCGTGAAGGCGCAGACGGTGAAGAACGCCGTGATTGTTCCCACGGGCGCCAAGGGCGGGTTCTTCGCCAAGAAGCTACCCAACCCCGCGGTCGACCGCGCCGCGTGGATGGCCGAGGGTGTTGAAAGCTACAAGACCTTCATTCGCGGGCTGCTCGACCTGACCGACAACCTCGTCACCACGCCCGACGAGGGCGAGCGCATGGTGCCGCCGGCCCGAGTGGTCAGCCACGACGATGCTGACACCTACCTCGTGGTGGCCGCCGACAAGGGCACGGCCTCCTTCTCGGATATCGCCAACGGCCTTGCTGCCGAGTACGGCTTCTGGCTCGGGGATGCTTTCGCTTCCGGCGGATCGGTCGGCTACGACCACAAAGAAATGGGCATCACCGCGCGCGGGGCCTGGGAATCGGTGAAACGCCACTTCAGCGAATTCGATGTTGACTCGCAGACCGAGGAGTTCACCGTCGTCGGCGTCGGTGATATGTCAGGTGATGTGTTCGGCAACGGCATGTTGCTTTCGAAGCACATCAAGCTCGTGGCAGCCTTCGACCACCGCCACATTTTCCTCGACCCGAACCCTGACGCGGCACTCTCTTTCGCGGAACGCGCGCGACTCTTCGCACTGCCGCGCTCGTCATGGGCGGACTACTCGGCCGAACTCATCAGCGCCGGCGGCGGCGTGTATCCGAGACAGTCCAAGTCCGTGCCCATCTCCGCCGAGGTTCGGGTTGTGCTCGGGCTCGCCGAGAGCACGACTCGGTTGAGTCCGCCGGAATTGCTGCGCGCGATCCTGACGGCACCGGCTGACCTGCTGTACAACGGCGGCATCGGAACCTACGTCAAGGCGAGCAGCGAAACAGCCGCGCAGGTGGGCGACAAGGCCAACGACGGCATCCGGGTGGATGGCAAGGACCTGCGTGTGAAGGTGGTCGGCGAGGGCGGGAACCTCGGGCTCACCCAGCTCGGCCGCATCGAGGCGGCGTTGCACGGCGTCATTCTCAACACCGACGCCATCGACAACTCGGCTGGCGTCGACTGCTCCGACCACGAGGTCAACATCAAGATCTTCGTCGACCGTATGGTCGCCGCGGGCAAGCTCGACACGGCCGAACGTGCCCAATTCCTGGCCGAGATGACGGATGAGGTGGGTCGCCTTGTCTTGCAGGACAACGTTGACCAGAACATCCTTCTGCTCAACGATCGGGTTCTCGTCAACAATTGGAGCCCGAGCTACGAACGCCTCATGAACTGGCTTGAGTCGGCCGGGGACCTGCAGCGTGAACTTGAGGCACTGCCGACCACGGCAACGTTGCGGGAACGACTCGATCAGGGGCAGGGACTCACCTCGCCCGAGTTGTCGGTGCTCGCTGCCTACGCGAAGATCGAGCTTGCGACCGCGCTGCGCGACAGCGACCTTGCGGACGACCCGTGGTTCGGCGGCACGCTGCGCCGCTACTTCCCGGCTCAGCTGTCCGAGCGTTTCGACGCCGAACTCGACACGCATCCGCTGCGGCGGGAGATCATCGCCACGGTCGTCGCGAACGACATGATCAATCTCGGCGGGGTCACATTCGCGTTCCGCACGATTGAAGAGACGTCGGCGAGCCCGGCCACGGTGGCCCGGGCGTTCGTGGCCCTGCGGGAGATCTTCGATCTCGACTCCATGATCGACGCACTCAACTCCTTGCCCTCCTCGTTCCCCACCGGGCAGTGGACGGCGATGCACCTCGATATTCGCCGTCTGCTCGACCGAGCGGTGCGCTGGCAGGTGAACCAGGGCGACACTCGCACGGTGGCCCAGGTCGTGGAGAAGTACAAGCCGCAGGTGCACCGCCTGCGCTCCAGCCTGAGCCGGTACCTGCAGGGTGCCGACCTCAAGCGTCTGCAGATGCAGATGCAGAAAGCCGAAGAGTGGGGTGTTCCGGAGACGCTTGGTCACCAGTGGGCCGAGCTCTTTGAGGCTTTCGCGCTGCTCGACGTGACACAGGTCGCGGCGCGCACGCAGGAGTCGGTGGAAGACGTCGCGGCCGTGTACTACCTGGTCTACGACCGGTTCCGGATCGATGACATTCTTGTGCGGATCACGGCGTTGCCGCGCAAAGACCGCTGGCAGGCCCTCGCCCGAGCCGCCCTGCGCGATGACCTCTACTCGACCGTGGCCGACATGGCCAAGGCCGTGTTGGAGGCAACGGATGCCGGGACTGCCGAAGACCGCCTGCTCGCGTGGGAGGCACTCAACGTCGAGCAGCTCCAGCGGGCACGCAGCGTGTTCGAGGAGGTCAATGCGCTCGGCCAGGACGACATGGCTTCGCTCTCGGTGGCCCTGCGCCTCCTGCGGTCCATCGTGCGTCGTTAA
- a CDS encoding S-(hydroxymethyl)mycothiol dehydrogenase, whose protein sequence is MPTTVHGVIVRSKGAPVELTDIVIPDPGPGEVIVDIETCGVCHTDFHYKEGGISDDFPFLLGHEAAGRVSVVGEGVTHVAVGDFVVLNWRAVCGDCRACKRAEPWYCFNTFNATQKMTLTDGTELSPALGIGAFADKTLVHEKQCTRVNPDADPAAVGLLGCGIMAGIGAAMNTGNVTHGDSVAVIGCGGVGDAAVVGSKLAGASVIIAIDRDPKKLVKARELGATHEIDSSDLDEAGVVAAVQSMTGGFGADVVIDAVGRPETWRQAFYARDLAGTVVLVGVPTPDMMLEIPLLDVFGRGGSLKSSWYGDCLPERDFPMLTDLYLQGRLPLDQFVSERIGIDDIDAAFDKMARGDVLRSVVVL, encoded by the coding sequence ATGCCCACCACCGTTCACGGCGTCATCGTTCGTTCGAAGGGCGCCCCGGTGGAACTCACCGACATCGTCATTCCCGACCCGGGCCCCGGCGAGGTCATCGTCGACATCGAGACCTGCGGCGTCTGCCACACCGACTTCCACTACAAGGAGGGCGGCATCAGCGATGACTTCCCGTTCCTGCTCGGGCACGAAGCCGCCGGACGCGTGAGCGTCGTTGGCGAGGGCGTCACCCACGTCGCCGTCGGCGACTTCGTCGTGCTCAACTGGCGCGCCGTCTGCGGCGACTGCCGTGCCTGCAAACGGGCCGAACCCTGGTACTGCTTCAACACCTTCAATGCCACCCAGAAGATGACCCTGACCGACGGCACCGAGCTCAGCCCCGCCCTCGGAATCGGTGCATTCGCCGACAAGACCCTCGTGCACGAGAAGCAGTGCACCAGGGTGAACCCGGATGCCGACCCTGCGGCGGTCGGGCTGCTCGGCTGCGGCATCATGGCCGGCATCGGCGCCGCCATGAACACCGGCAACGTGACCCACGGCGACTCGGTCGCCGTCATCGGGTGCGGCGGAGTGGGCGATGCGGCGGTTGTGGGCTCGAAACTCGCCGGGGCATCCGTCATCATCGCCATCGACCGCGACCCGAAAAAACTGGTCAAGGCCCGCGAGCTCGGGGCCACACACGAGATTGACTCCTCCGACCTCGATGAGGCCGGAGTGGTCGCCGCCGTGCAGTCGATGACCGGCGGCTTCGGTGCCGACGTCGTGATCGACGCCGTCGGCCGCCCCGAAACCTGGCGCCAGGCCTTCTACGCCCGCGACCTCGCCGGAACCGTCGTTCTCGTGGGCGTGCCAACCCCCGACATGATGCTCGAGATCCCCCTGCTCGACGTCTTCGGCCGCGGCGGCTCGCTCAAGTCCTCCTGGTACGGCGATTGCCTGCCGGAACGGGATTTCCCCATGCTCACCGACCTCTATCTGCAGGGGCGGCTACCGCTCGACCAGTTCGTCAGCGAGCGGATAGGGATCGACGACATCGACGCGGCCTTCGACAAGATGGCCCGCGGCGACGTGCTGCGCTCGGTCGTGGTGCTGTAA
- the aceB gene encoding malate synthase A, with the protein MSITITPPHPVERADEILTPDALAFVEKLHQKFAGTRNALLAARSTRREEVARTGKLDFLAETAGIRSAEWQVAPAPLPLQDRRVEMTGPASPSKMAINALNSGARVWLADFEDASTPTWHNVIDSQLSLLDATRGTLSYTSPEGKAYSLRTDAPLAVVVMRPRGWHLDESHVTVDGTPGIGALVDFGLHFFHNAAELLQNGSGPYYYLPKLESHLEARLWNDIFVFAQEELGIDQGSIRATVLIETIPAAFEMEEILYELRDHVSGLNAGRWDYLFSMIKYFRDAGVAFSLPDRADISMTAPFMRAYTELLVKTCHRRGAFAMGGMAAVIPNRREPEVTKQAFDKVRADKTREAGDGFDGSWVAHPDLVPVCREVFDSVLGERPNQIDRQRPEVEVTAADLLDVTSAPGRATEAGLRSNLYVAVAYVAVWLSGNGAVAIHNLMEDAATAEISRSQVWQQIRNSVTLSDTGTTVTRELVTRILAEETARLRDEVDEQAFNNFYAPASELVAEICLSENYTDFLTQPAYELLVSNAMAAASL; encoded by the coding sequence ATGTCGATAACGATCACACCGCCCCACCCCGTAGAGCGAGCCGATGAGATTTTAACTCCGGATGCCCTCGCCTTCGTTGAAAAACTGCACCAGAAGTTCGCCGGCACCCGCAATGCACTCCTCGCGGCCCGCTCCACGCGTCGCGAGGAAGTCGCCCGCACCGGCAAGCTGGATTTCCTGGCCGAGACCGCCGGCATCCGTTCGGCGGAGTGGCAGGTCGCGCCCGCACCGCTGCCGTTGCAGGACCGCCGCGTAGAAATGACCGGCCCGGCCTCCCCTTCCAAGATGGCGATCAACGCCCTCAACTCCGGCGCCAGGGTCTGGCTCGCTGACTTCGAAGACGCAAGTACCCCCACGTGGCACAACGTCATTGATTCCCAGCTCTCGCTTCTGGATGCCACCCGCGGCACCCTCTCCTACACCTCCCCCGAGGGCAAGGCGTATTCCCTCCGAACGGATGCCCCGCTCGCCGTCGTCGTGATGCGCCCGCGCGGCTGGCACCTGGACGAGTCCCACGTCACCGTCGACGGCACCCCCGGCATCGGCGCCCTCGTGGACTTCGGCCTGCATTTCTTCCACAACGCTGCGGAGCTCCTGCAAAACGGAAGCGGCCCGTACTACTACCTTCCCAAGCTTGAGAGCCACCTTGAGGCTCGACTCTGGAACGATATCTTCGTGTTCGCGCAGGAGGAGCTGGGCATTGACCAGGGCTCCATCCGCGCCACCGTGCTGATTGAGACGATCCCCGCCGCGTTCGAGATGGAGGAGATCCTCTACGAACTCCGCGATCACGTCTCTGGACTCAACGCCGGGCGCTGGGACTACCTATTCAGCATGATCAAGTACTTCCGCGATGCGGGCGTCGCCTTCTCCCTGCCGGACCGCGCCGACATCTCCATGACGGCGCCATTCATGCGCGCGTACACCGAGCTGCTCGTGAAAACGTGTCACCGTCGTGGTGCCTTCGCCATGGGGGGGATGGCGGCCGTCATTCCCAACCGTCGTGAGCCGGAGGTCACCAAACAGGCCTTCGACAAGGTTCGCGCCGACAAGACCCGTGAGGCCGGCGACGGCTTCGATGGATCATGGGTGGCGCACCCCGACCTGGTGCCCGTGTGCCGCGAGGTCTTCGACTCCGTGCTCGGCGAACGTCCGAACCAGATCGATCGCCAGCGCCCCGAGGTTGAGGTGACTGCGGCCGATCTTCTCGACGTGACGAGCGCACCAGGACGTGCCACCGAGGCCGGACTGCGCTCCAACCTTTACGTGGCCGTGGCCTACGTTGCCGTCTGGCTCTCCGGCAACGGGGCCGTCGCCATCCACAACCTCATGGAAGACGCCGCGACCGCCGAGATCTCCCGCTCGCAGGTGTGGCAGCAGATTCGCAACAGCGTCACGCTGAGCGACACCGGCACCACGGTGACCCGCGAACTCGTGACGCGCATTCTCGCCGAAGAGACCGCGCGCCTTCGCGACGAGGTGGACGAACAGGCCTTCAACAACTTCTACGCCCCGGCCAGTGAGCTCGTGGCCGAGATCTGTCTGAGCGAGAACTACACCGACTTCCTGACCCAGCCGGCCTACGAGCTGCTCGTGAGCAACGCAATGGCCGCCGCCTCGCTGTAG
- a CDS encoding glutaredoxin family protein has protein sequence MTETAASTDSQRITMFGAEWCGDCRRSKKVLDSLAVDYDYVDLESVEDGADRAKAISGLSKIPVIVFPDNTYVVEPTDADLRARLDESTPVA, from the coding sequence ATGACTGAAACAGCAGCTTCCACCGATTCCCAGCGCATCACGATGTTCGGAGCGGAATGGTGCGGCGACTGCCGCCGCTCCAAGAAAGTACTCGACAGCCTCGCTGTGGACTACGACTACGTCGATCTGGAGAGCGTCGAAGACGGTGCCGACCGTGCAAAGGCCATCAGCGGTCTCTCCAAGATTCCCGTGATCGTTTTCCCCGACAACACGTATGTCGTCGAGCCCACCGATGCCGACCTGCGCGCCAGGCTCGACGAGTCCACCCCCGTCGCCTGA
- a CDS encoding MBL fold metallo-hydrolase, with protein sequence MAARIDSLVTAGSFSLDGGTWDLENNVWIVGDETECIVIDAAHDPEAILAAVGSRTLLGIYCTHAHNDHIGAVADVQSLTQAPAYLHPADDMLWKTVYPNAAHLPLENGQHISVAGTELAVIHTPGHSPGAVCFYAAELGTLFSGDTLFHGGPGATGRSYSDFPTIIESIATRLLTLPAETIVLTGHGESTTIGDEAPELDAWVARGY encoded by the coding sequence ATGGCCGCTCGCATCGACAGCCTCGTGACAGCCGGCAGCTTCAGCCTCGACGGCGGCACGTGGGACCTGGAAAACAACGTCTGGATCGTTGGCGACGAAACCGAATGCATTGTGATCGACGCCGCCCACGACCCCGAGGCCATTCTCGCGGCCGTCGGGAGCCGCACCCTGCTCGGCATCTACTGCACGCACGCGCACAACGACCATATCGGCGCGGTTGCCGACGTTCAGTCGCTCACGCAGGCGCCCGCTTACCTGCACCCGGCCGACGATATGCTGTGGAAAACGGTATACCCGAATGCCGCACACCTGCCCCTTGAGAACGGCCAGCACATCTCCGTGGCCGGCACCGAGCTCGCGGTCATTCACACGCCAGGGCATTCCCCGGGTGCGGTCTGCTTCTACGCTGCGGAGCTCGGCACCCTGTTCAGCGGGGACACCCTGTTTCACGGCGGCCCCGGGGCAACCGGGCGCTCGTACAGCGATTTTCCCACCATCATCGAATCGATCGCCACGCGACTGCTCACCCTGCCGGCCGAGACCATCGTGCTCACCGGGCACGGCGAGTCGACGACAATCGGCGACGAAGCACCCGAACTGGATGCGTGGGTTGCCAGAGGGTACTAA
- a CDS encoding histidine phosphatase family protein yields MRQNDIVLIRHGQTDWSITGQHTGRTDVPLTDFGRQQADALGGMLDGEHFDLVLSSPLVRAWETMERAGYRAQGVPTDNVLEWDYGVYEGRRTDDVRMEIPGWSVWTHPILGGESAEEVGARADLAIEQCLAAEGRVALFAHGHFLRVMAARWIGLPALSGKSLSLGTATVSMLGWERENRVLQGWNDACHLSSMDPLL; encoded by the coding sequence ATGAGGCAGAACGACATCGTTTTGATCCGGCATGGACAAACCGACTGGAGCATCACCGGCCAGCACACCGGCCGCACCGATGTGCCGCTCACTGATTTTGGTCGCCAGCAAGCAGATGCCCTGGGCGGCATGCTCGATGGCGAACACTTCGATCTGGTTCTCTCAAGCCCACTGGTTCGCGCCTGGGAAACGATGGAACGCGCCGGCTACCGGGCGCAGGGCGTGCCGACCGACAACGTTCTTGAGTGGGACTACGGCGTCTACGAGGGACGACGCACCGACGACGTCCGCATGGAGATTCCCGGCTGGTCGGTCTGGACCCACCCGATTCTCGGCGGCGAGTCCGCCGAGGAGGTGGGCGCCCGCGCAGATCTCGCCATCGAGCAGTGTCTCGCTGCGGAGGGCCGCGTGGCACTGTTCGCCCATGGTCATTTCCTGCGCGTCATGGCGGCCCGGTGGATAGGGCTGCCCGCACTCTCCGGCAAGAGCCTGAGCCTCGGAACCGCCACCGTATCAATGCTCGGCTGGGAGCGGGAGAACCGCGTGTTGCAGGGTTGGAACGACGCGTGCCACCTCAGTTCCATGGACCCGCTGCTCTAG